The Lolium rigidum isolate FL_2022 chromosome 1, APGP_CSIRO_Lrig_0.1, whole genome shotgun sequence region CCTCCTAGCTCCGGGCTAACAAGGTTAATCGACCAAGAATGGTGTCACCACCACCACTGAAGAATCCTACTTATTTGTGCACTTACCACATCTGCTTTCTTGTTCTTgtgtccaccaccaccaccctctcCGCAGCTGTTTCAACCAGCTCCTACTCCTCCGTTTGCCCCTCCGTGGCACCTGCTTCCGACCACCACACCGACGTTGACGACGCCCTTTCTCTCGCCCGCTCCTTCCAGATATATGACGGTTACTTCTCAGGCGGCGCGGACAGCCTCTTCTCCCACGACGATCAACTCCACAACAACTACCGCTCATTTTCCCTCTTCCCCGACAGCGCGAGCTGCACCAGCGACCTTGCTCTCGTCCACGTCGTCGCCACCCTCACCCTCACCGGCCCCCGCAGCATCAAGTATATGAGCCATGGACGCCGCCGCAATCACACCTTCGCCCAGTCCATCTCTTTCGTCCTCGATGgctactactcctccacctcactCCAACTCTGCATGGTTGGGACGGGCACCGAGCTCGCCGCAAATGGCTCTAGTCTAAAGCAGTACTTGGATGTCACCCTCCACCTCCACGTGCCCAGTCCTTCCAGCCTCACGGATCCCTTCGTGACCGGCACTCTAGATGGCTCCTCCGACTTCGCGGCCATCCAGCTGCTCGCGTACGCCGAAGGGGAAGGCTACCGGTACGGCGAGCGCGCCACCTGTAGCGCACCGGTGCAGCAGCCGGCCACGGGCTTGCTCCAGGCGCTCGAGGGCAACTTCGCATGTGAAGCCTTGAGAGAGACCTCTTACAGGCTGCTGGATCATCGCGGCGGCGGCCCGGCCATGCTTCGTCGGATGCACGTCAACCGGATGCAGTGCGGCGCGGACGGCGCCGTGCGCGCGTACATGGTGCTCTCCAACGACACCGGGTCCGGAAGGCGCGGCTACCGTGGCCGTGGGTACTACCACCACATGGTCAACGACGAGGCGATGGTAGCCGAAGGGCACTGGGACTCGGATCGGAGGATGCTCTGCCTGAGAGCATGCCGGGTGGTGCGCTCCCAGCCGTCAACTCTGGCTGTGCTCGAGTGCGGCATCGGGATGAGCTTCTGGTTCCCGGCCGTGTGGACGGTCCTCGAGCGGAGCACCGTGGCTGGCGTGCTTTGGAGCTCCGGTGTCAACATTGGCGCTGGACCGATTTCAGGCGGCGTGATATCGGCGTTCAGCTTCGACGACCACAGAAGAAACCTCTCCGACGTGACGTACAGCTACAACGACACGATGCTTGAGGTGGCGAAGAAGCATTATTATCTGAATATTAGCAAGAGGAAGAGAAAAGGTTCGTTCCCAGCCCAGGGTAACTATGCTTACCACGACTTCAGGCTTCAATTTTACATGAAAAATGCGGGGACCGGAGACGCCTACCCCGTCACGATGGGCTCGGTGATGCTAAATGAGGATGGGTTCGTCgccgatgattcctcctcctcacgGCCAGCGGTGGTTGGGAACCTGTTGAACGTCAGCTACTACATACACATTTATGCTCATCAGCCTGAGAATCGTGTGAACATGTCGCGCTCATACACCCTTGAGGAAGGACGAATCTCAGCAGAGGGTGTGTATGATCCCAAGAGGGGCATTCTGTCCATGGTGGGCTGCCAGGAGCACAGCGGCTCAACGGACTGCGAGATATTGATAACCATGCAGTTTGCCGCCCTGGGTGACAGAGCTGAGGGATTCGGCAGCAGGGGAACAATCAGAAGCTTGAGGGACAGGGCCGACGGCCTTTTCTTCGAGAAGATGGACATCACCCTTTACGGGATGTACCCAATGGAGGTGTCGGAGGCGATATCGAGGATGGACCTGGAGAGCGTCATGTTGGTGATCTCCTCGACGTTGTCGTGCATCTTCACCATCCTGCAGATCCTCCACACAAAGCGGAACCCCAAGACAGCTCTGGCGATGTCGATCACCATGCTCGCCATCCTCGCCTTGGGGCACCTCGCCCCTCTCGTGCTCAGCTTCGAGGTGATGTTCCGGAGCAGAAGGAGCCAGTACTCTCTGTACTTGATGGATAGCTGGCTGGAGGTGAATCAAGTGATGATGCGGGTGCCTACACTGATCGCCTTCCTGCTGCAGCTGCGCCTTCTTCAGCTGGCGCTGTTCGGCCGCCTGAGATCAGCCGGCCACCAGAGCAAATCCGTCGGTACACAGTCGGTGGCCGTGTCGGAGAGGATCGTGTTGCAGGTGTGCCTGCCACTGTATCTGCTCGGAGGAGTCCTTGCCGTGATTGTCTACATGATCAACGCCCGCTCTACTGCAGGCAATGTTGTTCTCGTTGGTGAGGATCCGGCGACGCTATGGGACGGCCTGGTGTCGTACGCGGGGCTGATACTGGACGGCTTCCTCCTCCCTCAGGTCATCCTGAATACGTCCGTGTCAGGCTCCAAAGTTCGAGCGATTTCGCCTTGGTTTTATATGGGGGGCAGCGCGATCCGAGCGGCGCCTCACGTGTATGATGTGGTCAGGGGGCGTATCTTGGAGCAGCTAAGCGTGAGGCTCACCAAGGTATACGCGAGCCCTCGCGTCGACCTGTTCGGTGTCGCGTGGGACATCGTTATAC contains the following coding sequences:
- the LOC124659999 gene encoding uncharacterized protein LOC124659999, which gives rise to MVSPPPLKNPTYLCTYHICFLVLVSTTTTLSAAVSTSSYSSVCPSVAPASDHHTDVDDALSLARSFQIYDGYFSGGADSLFSHDDQLHNNYRSFSLFPDSASCTSDLALVHVVATLTLTGPRSIKYMSHGRRRNHTFAQSISFVLDGYYSSTSLQLCMVGTGTELAANGSSLKQYLDVTLHLHVPSPSSLTDPFVTGTLDGSSDFAAIQLLAYAEGEGYRYGERATCSAPVQQPATGLLQALEGNFACEALRETSYRLLDHRGGGPAMLRRMHVNRMQCGADGAVRAYMVLSNDTGSGRRGYRGRGYYHHMVNDEAMVAEGHWDSDRRMLCLRACRVVRSQPSTLAVLECGIGMSFWFPAVWTVLERSTVAGVLWSSGVNIGAGPISGGVISAFSFDDHRRNLSDVTYSYNDTMLEVAKKHYYLNISKRKRKGSFPAQGNYAYHDFRLQFYMKNAGTGDAYPVTMGSVMLNEDGFVADDSSSSRPAVVGNLLNVSYYIHIYAHQPENRVNMSRSYTLEEGRISAEGVYDPKRGILSMVGCQEHSGSTDCEILITMQFAALGDRAEGFGSRGTIRSLRDRADGLFFEKMDITLYGMYPMEVSEAISRMDLESVMLVISSTLSCIFTILQILHTKRNPKTALAMSITMLAILALGHLAPLVLSFEVMFRSRRSQYSLYLMDSWLEVNQVMMRVPTLIAFLLQLRLLQLALFGRLRSAGHQSKSVGTQSVAVSERIVLQVCLPLYLLGGVLAVIVYMINARSTAGNVVLVGEDPATLWDGLVSYAGLILDGFLLPQVILNTSVSGSKVRAISPWFYMGGSAIRAAPHVYDVVRGRILEQLSVRLTKVYASPRVDLFGVAWDIVIPCGAALLATVLFLQQRLGDVSHS